In a genomic window of Betaproteobacteria bacterium:
- a CDS encoding trypsin-like serine protease: MSFLCASSSAQAPSGLPDSVARIKPSIVGVGTYQKTRNPSAVFSGTGFVVADGRHVVTNAHVLPRETNTAQHETLIVLVGGADEANARAANVVAVDRAHDLALLRISGEPLPALRIGDSETVREGQQLAFTGFPIGMALGLYPATHRATLAALVPIARAGVTARQLNPKMIKRLRDSAYVVFQLDATAYPGNSGSPLFDPATAEVYGIINSVYIQGTREQVITRPSGITYAIPSIHISNLLEQSNLAASP, from the coding sequence ATGTCGTTCTTGTGCGCGTCGTCATCAGCCCAGGCACCCTCCGGCTTGCCCGACAGCGTGGCAAGAATCAAGCCATCCATTGTAGGCGTCGGCACCTACCAAAAAACGCGCAACCCTTCCGCGGTTTTCAGCGGCACCGGCTTCGTTGTCGCCGACGGGCGCCACGTCGTCACCAATGCGCACGTTCTGCCCCGCGAGACCAATACCGCGCAACACGAGACTTTGATAGTGCTCGTTGGCGGAGCCGACGAAGCGAATGCGCGCGCTGCGAATGTAGTTGCGGTCGATCGCGCGCACGACCTCGCCTTGCTGCGCATCTCCGGGGAGCCCCTGCCGGCGCTGCGGATCGGCGACTCGGAGACGGTCCGCGAAGGGCAGCAGCTGGCTTTCACCGGGTTTCCCATCGGAATGGCCCTGGGCTTGTATCCCGCGACGCATCGCGCCACGTTGGCTGCGCTCGTGCCAATTGCTCGCGCCGGTGTTACAGCGCGACAATTGAATCCCAAAATGATCAAACGGCTGCGCGACTCTGCTTACGTTGTTTTCCAATTGGATGCCACTGCCTATCCGGGCAACAGCGGCAGTCCGCTATTCGATCCGGCGACGGCTGAAGTTTACGGAATCATCAACAGCGTTTACATACAGGGAACCCGGGAACAGGTCATCACCCGGCCGAGTGGAATCACCTATGCGATTCCATCCATCCATATCAGTAACCTGCTGGAGCAATCCAACCTTGCCGCATCTCCCTGA